A single genomic interval of Spinacia oleracea cultivar Varoflay chromosome 6, BTI_SOV_V1, whole genome shotgun sequence harbors:
- the LOC130462921 gene encoding putative cysteine-rich repeat secretory protein 7, with translation MAWAIPLFLITTLICSGPGLILNAAEEEDFDGVSSVCYGNSTKKNNSKNLEFQNNVHLLLSVLGYESSSLHPPLTFLNTSVGRVSDRAYGSYLCRGDLSVRQCHNCLVNLTNFMSALEIDNSECIGFGRFLWCMVRYANTPKFAVYEEGLVFSHNSIGENVSVSDYRQYNETLSNTVQGLIIEAGNGNNWDKTNFATRVVEVTGSREKIYVLVQCTADISPMDCGNCLRELYSRIPDCCNGSQGGLLIHANCLMKYNNQSFFGVANRGFLPSYIHMTFFLLLTMYFSFL, from the coding sequence ATGGCTTGGGCAATACCTCTCTTCCTTATCACTACTCTTATATGCTCGGGTCCCGGTTTGATCCTCAATGCGGCCGAAGAAGAAGACTTCGATGGTGTTAGTAGTGTTTGCTATGGAAACTCCACCAAGAAGAACAATTCTAAAAACCTCGAATTCCAAAACAATGTTCATCTACTTCTATCGGTTCTTGGATACGAGTCTTCCTCGTTGCATCCACCGTTAACGTTCCTCAACACCTCGGTGGGTAGGGTTTCCGATAGGGCGTACGGTTCTTATCTCTGTCGAGGTGACTTAAGTGTTCGACAATGTCACAATTGTTTAGTAAACTTAACAAATTTCATGTCGGCGTTAGAGATCGACAACTCGGAATGCATAGGGTTTGGTCGGTTTCTTTGGTGCATGGTACGTTACGCAAACACCCCTAAATTTGCGGTGTATGAAGAAGGGCTTGTGTTCAGCCACAACTCCATAGGGGAAAATGTGTCGGTGTCGGACTATCGACAATACAACGAGACGTTGTCGAATACAGTACAAGGACTCATTATCGAAGCTGGTAATGGAAATAATTGGGATAAGACTAATTTCGCGACAAGGGTGGTTGAGGTGACGGGATCTCGTGAGAAGATCTACGTGTTGGTTCAATGTACGGCGGATATATCTCCGATGGATTGCGGTAACTGCTTAAGGGAACTGTATTCTCGTATTCCAGATTGTTGTAATGGTTCTCAAGGTGGTCTTCTTATCCATGCTAATTGTTTGATGAAGTACAATAATCAGTCTTTTTTTGGCGTAGCGAACCGAGGTTTTCTACCTAGTTATATTCACATGACATTTTTCTTGTTACTTACCATGTACTTCTCATTTTTGTGA